CAACCGTCGGAAGGGCATACAAAGAATAACCTACTAGCGGTTGAGATGAGCTTTCGCTGCTGACACGACACGGCCTCCGCCTGGTGCGACGATTAATTACAATAATATGATCTAGCTTGCTATACACCACCACACCCCAGCAATGCCTGCATGTGGCCGTCTTAGTAAAGGTTAGTAGCCTTCGACCACATTTTTCGCACCAGGAATCAGCTCAAATGCATGAACGATCAAGTTAGCCGATTTGCCGCGATCACACGGCAAACTGCCAACTGCGCCATCCACATAAGCGACAACCATGATATCTCAACCGTGTCAACTGTCCGGGAGAGCGAGTAAAAGTAAATCAGCGTTGGTAACTTGTCGTCGATTTCTGACGAATCTGCTGCTTCACCACCTTTGCTACAATGGCCTCGTCGGCTTCCTTGTATTCACCAGTAACCCTGTGGCAGGAAATACGACGATGATTTGGTTATTAACTTAGCCATGCAGTTTGAAGATGAGGTAAACTACATAAACCATAATTTGACCCTTTACGAAGGCACTTCAGAAATTATGGAACAAAGCAGGAAAAAATCATTATGTTGAAATGGTTCTGAAGGATCATCAAGAAACCTCAGTTTAGAAAATGATGGAAACAATTAGTTTTGTGATGAGCATACCGGTCATAGGTCAAGAAAGCATCCCCTATTTGCCCAATCACTTTGTTCCGAACCTTCTTCATACAGACCTATGATTCGCCATCCAACCCGGCAAAACAGATAAGAGTCAGGCACTGTCATTAAAATGAAGCATATGTTGAAAAGGTGCAAATATCAACCTGCACGACATCCACAGGGCCAGCATCTGGATCCCTGTTCCGGTGTATGACGATACCATTATCACATTTGTTTATGAAATGCGCACTTCCACTGATGTCGTACATATTAGGCGGTGCGCCAGTCCAGTTGTGAAGCTTTTTAAAACATTAACACCAAATGAGACCCCGTTGTATAGTGCAATTGTGTGGCAAAGATCAATATGGGATTATGTGAAATTTGATTACCTGCCTAGGGTGCGCAACAAACCATACGTGACATGAATGATGTTGAGCAAAGCGCTTAATCTTCGTAAGGATCTGGCTGACATATTCTGTCTCGGTTCTGTTAATAACATAGCAAAGGATTTAACTCACCAAAACAGAAGGGAAACATATGTAGCTGGGTAATAGCAAAGTTATAGTTGACATACTTGCAAAAACGCTACCTATCTTTTACAATGAATGTATGAAAccgctattagtaaacggtaaatcATGCTCATGAGAGGTTTAGGTAATGCTTACTGATTTGGGGGGCGCTGATGGTCAAGCTCATTATAAGGATCAATCACAAGACCACGTACTCCATGTCTTAGAACTGCAGCTTTAGCAAGATTGAGAACCCAATCGATGGATGGAAGGCAATCATCTTCACACCTGATTAAGCAACACATATTCAACGTCAActtgaaatgtgaaccaccatttaaTACAGGCACATCATCCAAGAGAAATACAACTACTATCCCTTCCGAGTAAAGTGCCTATGAAGAGAAGCCAAGACACACACTGATGCTACCACACACTTCTAAATAGAGCAGTCCTGATGACTGAAAATAAATATTGATAATAGTGGCAGCTACGAATGTagccgaagatgatgaagatacaaGTGTTGTGACAATATGTTATTGGTTTAGCAGTTTAGCAGGCCTTGGAAGTGCTACAGAGACCTTTCAAGCAGCCACAAGGAAACAATTTTGGTTTTCGTTTCGTTTCATCAACAATCTATATAGGCAGCACAAAACACAAGTGACTGAGTTTGACTGCAATGAAGCGAGATAAATTTTGCTACAAAAAGCGAGATAAGTAGAAAATTTGACGCTaaaaaatattttaaattccaaagtTCATATTGACAGATTACAGCATGCAACTCAGACAAACCAAGCTTATCTTTTTCTAGAAATggaattggagaatgataactacaATGCGTTGCTCCTTTCCATATATAGTACATTTGGATTATAGTGTTTACATGCTTCTTTTTGCTATTTATGCCGCCGCTCTTTGTTGCTTAGTTCCTCTCATCATTTGGAATTTCAAGCTAATATCGACCAGACCCTTACCAACGTCCTCatatggaacaaacatatgatacaaTGTATGGTAAGTTTACATAAGTGATCATTTTGTTCTGTGTTTGGTATATAGTTCATATCACAATTCACAAATATATAATTTTATTTTTAAAATGTTAAAACCAGTATTGGTTAAAACACTTTCAAGGGTGCTTTCTGAAACAGTGATGCAAGGTGGGGTGGTCGCTTGCTGACCTATTACTTAGTGTGTTCAGTCTCGGGAATGGAATCAACCGACAACCGGGACAAAACCGGCAGAAGGAAGAGCTCCAGTTCTAAAATTTGCGTAAGGTGGGTTTCATGGGCAGATCCAAACTGTCTTTAAAAACACTGACGACTTACCACTATTTAAAACAATGTGACTAAACTTAGTATATACCTAATCAGATGGAATGACTCATTCAACCATTCTTTGCCTTCTTCAAATTCATCTTGATTCATCCGTTCCACAGAACCCCCATATCTGTAGAAACCAAAACAAGGATTGCTAAACCAACAAGAATAAATAGCCAAAGTTCAGAGTAGAATCTATTCCAAAAGAATCTTCTGTTGACTTCACAGTTGATAGCACGTGAGCTTACTCTCTTCCTCAAAAGGAACTGTCCTTTCAAAGGCAGTTGCTTATTCTAGGTATCATATATGAGATCAGACACAAACAGAGATACACTTGCAGACTCTTATCCTTACCTGGCATCAAAGAAAGGTTTCTTAATGTGCTTCTCCAATAGTTTCCGGGCATGGTCTCTGACCTAAACACCAAAATCATCGTTATTTCGAGGTGTCGAATGAAATGAAAGGCTAGATAGCATTGATAATAAACAATGGCTTGCCTTGTTTTCCATCGAGCATAGTACAAATTTCCACCCAACCTGATTGTTTATATTACACAGTAATGCATCGATCCACTCACTTTTGCCGGAATTTGGTACTCCTGTTACTATGGTCAATTCCCCAGGAACAACCTGCAGGAAAATAAACAAAATCACATGAGAAATTGTGGGTAATGTATTGAAGTCTGCAACTATAGCGCTTCCAACGCGCTACAGTTCAGGCCATCTTTTTAAGCACACTAGCCACTGAAGCTGGAAGCATATAATTGCTTTCAGCTAGATGAACAAGTCAGAAAACATGACTACATGCCACATGTCAACAGCTATTCCCAAAATTGGTTAAATAATCTGGTTTCATGTTGCAGTCAGAAAAAGACCTTCTAtgtgcaaataaagaaaagaaaaggaactcTTGACAGGAAGAAATCACCCAGTTGTTTTCAACAAGTATTAAGGAGTCAGAATACATGACTACACAGTATGAAGTTCACTGAAATTGGTTAAATGATCTGATTTCATGGCATATGTCAACAGCCATTGCGGTCATAAAACAAGCTTCTATGTGCAAAAGAAAACAAAGGAGCTCTTTAACTTGGCAAGGGACGAAGCCAGCTCGAACCGAGCAAAATTGgatgaaaaacaaataaaaaacacaACTAATAGATACCTTGTAGAGCCCATCCATACATTTCCAACCAGTAGGAATTCCAAGCTCATCCCCATGAATTCCTAGATAATAACTGTCGATCTCAGGGAAGAAATCTTTGAAGTTGAATAGACCTCTTATAGGATACAGTTCGGCACCTTCTATAACCTCTTTCAATGCTTGTGGTCCTAAGAACATAAGTACCTGTAGTTGAAAAGGGAGTTACAAGGATCAACTACAGGACATGTAAGAACACCCAAAGTTCCAAAACAGAGCTAAAGATAATAGGAACTGAACTTAAATGTGGCTATATATTTCAGATGGTTCTTCAGAATGTAGATTAATTGCATACACAAAACCTTACAGGCTTTAACTAAGAACAACAAGTAGATTACTTTCAGAAAGCATCATAATACGTTAATACTACAATCTAGGATGAGGAGGTTAACATTTAGACTCTCGATACAAGTTAGCATAAGCTTATCGCTAGAGAGTCACATTAGGAGCAGGACATTTTTACACCTCTTACGCCCTGATCATACTTTAACATCAGAAATCTTTCAGCATGGAAGACAAGCAAAAGAATGATAGCAATATTATTTATTAGTCAAAGTTGCATATGCATGCCATAAAAAACCTCGTTAGCATCTTTGCAAAATTCCGTCTCATTCTTCTTTGGCCATTTGACcctccaacacctgattgcatcaaATTAAATGTGGAAAACGAGTTAAATGAGGACCTGCAGTCATAGGTCATTAAAGTAATTGTGGAGGCTTATGATTGCAACACAATGGCAGACAAACCTTTCTTTACCAAGACGTCGAGCAAGTTCCTCAGCAAGAGCCTGCCCTGGAGGATCAGCATCCGTTGCCAGTATTATCCTAGATGCCTAATACCATATATCCGAACATATTCAGTACACCAAACCTTGTATCTTAACAATAGAGTTTGCAAATAACTTTTGAAACGAGGAAAATGCGCACCGGATCAAGATACTCTTTGCAGTTCCACAGATATGAATACTTCTTATCCTAGCTTTACAGGGAATGTAAGAAGATGTTAGGTCACAGTTCAGGTTTCCAGTACAGATCAGCTCACATTAAAGGAGCTATTACTAATAAATAACAGTGGCAAACATAAACTCTAGTGACAAAAACTAGCAGCAGTATCAGAAAATGGTTCAAACATGATCTTTATCCGGGAGTTTGTTTGATACTTGCGCTGGTGCACCATCTGGCACACTCACACAATTACGATAGCCAGCCTCCTCCATGGAAAGTTTATCAATTTCACCCTCAACCTGCAATGTCAGAAAGGACAATAAGCTAGTAAATACTTTGTGAACTCAAGCTCAAATGGATtggcaacaaaaaataaataagaaaaatgtCGCATGGCTTATGTAGAACATACAATGATAATATCGCGTGCTTGCTTTATATCATCCAGACCATACAAAATTTTCTCTGTGTTCGCCTCCTGTTAAGAAAAAATGAGTATGAACAATATTCATAGAAATATAAATTAAGCATGCAACCTAAAAAGGAACAGCAGAACAAACCTGTGAAAATTTCTTAGAGACTTCCCTGTATTTGCAGCCAACAAG
This portion of the Triticum dicoccoides isolate Atlit2015 ecotype Zavitan chromosome 7A, WEW_v2.0, whole genome shotgun sequence genome encodes:
- the LOC119331418 gene encoding twinkle homolog protein, chloroplastic/mitochondrial-like isoform X2; its protein translation is MPPRPSLQSLLLMAASTSTSAGAGGSGLLLAARRRFPAAFAAAGGQRIRLLHSFSSRTRLPRRAELACCFGTAPAEAVPAAAPATPRSRNVRSMEERRACEERLGQVVEKMKKEGIDMSQWRLGTFQRTICPQCEGGSTEERSLSVFIREDGTHGNWTCFRANCGWKGYTQPDGVSKAYQAKKDPGNENESDQEVKANQPVKVIRKLREEDLRLEPLCDELVTYFSERMISAKTLRRNNVSQRKRNNKIVIAFTYRRDKVLVGCKYREVSKKFSQEANTEKILYGLDDIKQARDIIIVEGEIDKLSMEEAGYRNCVSVPDGAPAQVSNKLPDKDHDKKYSYLWNCKEYLDPASRIILATDADPPGQALAEELARRLGKERCWRVKWPKKNETEFCKDANEVLMFLGPQALKEVIEGIHGDELGIPTGWKCMDGLYKVVPGELTIVTGVPNSGKSEWIDALLCNINNQVGWKFVLCSMENKVRDHARKLLEKHIKKPFFDARYGGSVERMNQDEFEEGKEWLNESFHLIRCEDDCLPSIDWVLNLAKAAVLRHGVRGLVIDPYNELDHQRPPNQTETEYVSQILTKIKRFAQHHSCHVWFVAHPRQLHNWTGAPPNMYDISGSAHFINKCDNGIVIHRNRDPDAGPVDVVQVCMKKVRNKVIGQIGDAFLTYDRVTGEYKEADEAIVAKVVKQQIRQKSTTSYQR
- the LOC119331418 gene encoding twinkle homolog protein, chloroplastic/mitochondrial-like isoform X1, producing MPPRPSLQSLLLMAASTSTSAGAGGSGLLLAARRRFPAAFAAAGGQRIRLLHSFSSRTRLPRRAELACCFGTAPAEAVPAAAPATPRSRNVRSMEERRACEERLGQVVEKMKKEGIDMSQWRLGTFQRTICPQCEGGSTEERSLSVFIREDGTHGNWTCFRANCGWKGYTQPDGVSKAYQAKKDPGNENESDQEVKANQPVKVIRKLREEDLRLEPLCDELVTYFSERMISAKTLRRNNVSQRKRNNKIVIAFTYRRDKVLVGCKYREVSKKFSQEANTEKILYGLDDIKQARDIIIVEGEIDKLSMEEAGYRNCVSVPDGAPAQVSNKLPDKDHDKKYSYLWNCKEYLDPASRIILATDADPPGQALAEELARRLGKERCWRVKWPKKNETEFCKDANEVLMFLGPQALKEVIEGAELYPIRGLFNFKDFFPEIDSYYLGIHGDELGIPTGWKCMDGLYKVVPGELTIVTGVPNSGKSEWIDALLCNINNQVGWKFVLCSMENKVRDHARKLLEKHIKKPFFDARYGGSVERMNQDEFEEGKEWLNESFHLIRCEDDCLPSIDWVLNLAKAAVLRHGVRGLVIDPYNELDHQRPPNQTETEYVSQILTKIKRFAQHHSCHVWFVAHPRQLHNWTGAPPNMYDISGSAHFINKCDNGIVIHRNRDPDAGPVDVVQVCMKKVRNKVIGQIGDAFLTYDRVTGEYKEADEAIVAKVVKQQIRQKSTTSYQR